One stretch of Rhipicephalus sanguineus isolate Rsan-2018 chromosome 10, BIME_Rsan_1.4, whole genome shotgun sequence DNA includes these proteins:
- the LOC119406638 gene encoding glycoprotein-N-acetylgalactosamine 3-beta-galactosyltransferase 1, with protein sequence MQSDDSTLHSSTYREAVQPMLCCRHFVPSEYFLLDKDPSQALYFGYPFRTIVPKGYMSGGAGYVLSREALRRVVEQGMMQGKCRADGAGSEDAELGRCLMHVGVPPGDTRDALGRDRFFPLHVERYFWQDTLPYHWWIWKYAKYPVRLGWNCCSDTAVAIHYTKPEGMYLFEFFVYHVRVLGGLDERVHPRHPPIPELTL encoded by the exons ATGCAAAGCGACGATTCCACGCTGCATTCCAGCACGTACCGCGAGGCCGTGCAGCCCATGCTCTGCTGCCGCCATTTCGTGCCGTCAGA GTACTTCTTGTTGGACAAGGACCCATCTCAGGCGCTCTACTTCGGCTATCCGTTCCGGACAATCGTGCCCAAAGGATACATGAGTGGCGGCGCGGGTTATGTGCTCAGCCGCGAGGCGCTGCGGCGCGTTGTCGAGCAAGGCATGATGCAGGGCAAGTGCCGAGCCGACGGGGCGGGAAGCGAGGACGCCGAGCTGGGCCGCTGCCTCATGCACGTCGGAGTCCCGCCCGGTGACACTCGTGACGCCCTGGGTCGAGACCGGTTCTTCCCGCTGCACGTCGAACGCTATTTCTGGCAGGATACGCTTCCGTACCACTGGTGGATTTGGAAATACGCCAAGTACCCTGTGCGGCTG GGCTGGAACTGCTGCAGCGACACGGCTGTGGCCATCCACTACACGAAGCCCGAAGGGATGTACCTGTTTGAGTTCTTCGTGTACCACGTACGGGTGTTGGGCGGCCTCGATGAGCGGGTACACCCAAGGCATCCGCCTATTCCCGAGTTGACTCTGTGA